From one Pecten maximus chromosome 8, xPecMax1.1, whole genome shotgun sequence genomic stretch:
- the LOC117333417 gene encoding solute carrier family 28 member 3-like, with the protein MDQTNPLVSKLQTNGNASVVVDMDVLPRKGNYEHSADPAEITDTFGQLLNYCSEAVSTCRSAINHWFNDAIFLALVIAYIIYIVFVIIFDTSTAFWTVVDLIIICLVVIHRFWGIPTVLAHITTPLLKIRRRHCVVSPKRQILAGRVFTASLFLALGVYLIVDLYDEPERLIPLGGLILFLVLMFVTSTAPSKVQWRAVLWGLLLQFIMGIIILRWPPGYKVCKLMGDAVAKFLSFTDYGSKFVFGEKTYTMHVVVFKILPVVVYFSAVVSILYYLGVMQVIIKGLAKLFQYTMNTTAVESFATAAHIFIGQVVSTVALKPFLRDITLSELNAVMTSGFATVAGTVIAAYIEFGVPAEHVITASFMSAPAALAVSKLNWPETEVPRGEEKDVYMNLNVGNEYNIMEAASAGALTAIKLISYVTVNLIAFISLLAFLDYFLSSMGSRVGHPEVTFQFLCSYTFMPLALVMGVRWQDCGKVAELIGKKIFINEFLSFADLGTMIKNDEINERSIVIATYILCGFGSIAAMGINLGAFTAADPSRRQDYAKGMLRAMIGGNVACFMTACVAGILYEGNPFQNMVEMNSNMTTMLNSTSVNGTSLVGNMFNQSSLINGTL; encoded by the exons ATGGATCAGACGAACCCCTTGGTGTCCAAACTTCAGACCAATGGAAACGCCAGCGTCGTGGTAGACATGGATGTTTTACCCCGTAAAGGAAATTATGAACATAGTGCTGACCCCGCGGAAATAACGGACACTTTCGGACAACTTTTAAACTACTGTTCTGAGGCTGTGAGCACGTGCAGATCAGCAATAAACCACTGGTTCAACGACGCAATCTTCCTTGCTCTTGTTATCGCGTATATCATCTACATAGTCTTCGTCATCATATTTGACACCTCGACAGCCTTCTGGACAGTCGTTGACCTGATTATCATCTGTCTGGTCGTTATACACAGGTTCTGGGGGATACCAACTGTACTTGCTCACATCACAACGCCGCTCCTTAAGATCCGTCGTCGACATTGTGTCGTCAGTCCGAAGCGACAGATTTTGGCGGGAAG GGTCTTCACAGCGTCCCTGTTCCTCGCCTTGGGAGTGTACCTTATCGTGGATCTGTATGACGAGCCGGAGAGACTGATCCCCCTTGGGGGCCTCATCCTGTTCTTGGTCCTCATGTTTGTTACATCTACGGCCCCGTCAAAG GTACAGTGGAGAGCGGTATTGTGGGGCCTGCTCCTCCAGTTCATCATGGGTATAATCATCCTAAGGTGGCCGCCTGGTTACAAGGTTTGTAAACTGATGGGAGACGCCGTGGCCAAGTTCCTGTCCTTCACTGACTACGGGTCCAAGTTTGTGTTCGGCGAGAAAACCTATACCATGCACGTTGTTGTCTTCAAG ATCCTGCCGGTGGTGGTGTACTTCAGTGCCGTTGTATCTATACTGTACTACCTTGGGGTGATGCAGGTCATCATTAAGGGTCTTGCCAAGTTATTCCAGTACACAATGAACACCACAGCTGTAGAGTCGTTCGCCACTGCAGCTCATATCTTCATTGGACAG GTGGTGTCTACCGTTGCCTTGAAGCCGTTCCTTCGCGATATCACGTTATCCGAGCTCAATGCCGTGATGACGTCAGGCTTTGCTACAGTGGCTGGAACAGTCATCGCCGCCTACATCGAATTCGGA GTTCCAGCTGAGCACGTGATCACTGCGTCATTCATGTCTGCCCCGGCTGCATTAGCAGTTAGTAAACTCAATTGGCCGGAAACGGAAGTACCGCGCGGAGAGGAGAAGGATGTCTACATGAACCTTAATGTTGG GAATGAGTATAACATTATGGAGGCAGCCTCGGCTGGAGCATTGACGGCTATCAAACTCATCTCCTACGTCACCGTCAACCTCATCGCTTTCATCTCACTCCTCGCCTTCCTGGACTATTTTCTGTCTTCCATGGGATCACGTGTCGGCCATCCAGAGGTCACCTTCCAG TTCCTTTGCTCATACACCTTCATGCCCCTGGCCTTAGTGATGGGAGTCCGCTGGCAGGACTGTGGTAAGGTAGCGGAACTCATCGGCAAGAAAATATTCATCAACGAGTTTCTGTCTTTCGCCGACCTTGGGACGATGATCAAGAATGACGAAATAAAT GAACGTTCAATAGTGATCGCTACCTACATTCTGTGCGGGTTTGGAAGTATTGCTGCCATGGGGATCAACCTTGGTGCATTTACTGCCGCCGATCCCAGCAGACGACAGGACTACGCGAAGGGCATGCTCAGGGCCATGATTGGTGGGAACGTCGCTTGCTTCATGACCGCATGCGTAGCAG GCATTTTGTATGAGGGAAATCCGTTTCAGAACATGGTGgaaatgaattcaaatatgACAACAATGTTGAACTCTACCTCAGTGAACGGTACGTCACTGGTTGGTAACATGTTCAACCAATCGTCCTTGATCAATGGTACcttatga